A single region of the Enterobacter cloacae complex sp. R_G8 genome encodes:
- the lysA gene encoding diaminopimelate decarboxylase, with product MPRPLNQTDTDLNADNLLRLPAEFGCPVWVYDAQIVREKIAALHQFDVVRFAQKACSNIHILRLMREQGVKVDSVSLGEIERALAAGFDPKTDPDAIVFTADLIDDATLARVHELQIPVNAGSVDMLEQLGQVSPGHRVWLRVNPGFGHGHSQKTNTGGENSKHGIWYADMPAALEVLQRYDLKLVGIHMHIGSGVDYGHLEQVCGAMVRQVIDFGQDLEAISAGGGLSIPYREGEEAIDTDHYYGLWSAARDNVAAHLGHPVKLEIEPGRFLVAESGVLVAQVRSVKEMGSRHFVLIDAGFNDLMRPSMYGSYHLISALAADGRDLTNAPRIDTVVAGPLCESGDVFTQQEGGKVETRALPDVKPGDYLVLHDTGAYGASMSSNYNSRPLLPEVLFDNGKARLIRRRQTIQELLALELV from the coding sequence ATGCCACGCCCGCTTAATCAGACTGATACCGATTTGAATGCCGACAACCTGCTGCGCCTGCCTGCCGAGTTTGGCTGCCCGGTATGGGTCTACGACGCGCAGATCGTTCGCGAGAAGATTGCCGCACTGCATCAGTTTGACGTGGTGCGTTTCGCCCAGAAAGCATGCTCCAATATCCATATCCTGCGCCTGATGCGCGAGCAGGGCGTGAAGGTTGACTCCGTGTCGCTGGGTGAGATCGAGCGCGCGCTGGCGGCTGGTTTTGATCCTAAAACCGATCCTGATGCAATTGTCTTTACTGCGGATCTGATCGACGACGCGACGCTTGCCCGCGTGCATGAACTGCAGATCCCGGTTAACGCAGGGTCTGTTGATATGCTGGAACAGCTTGGACAGGTTTCTCCCGGCCACCGCGTCTGGCTCCGTGTGAACCCCGGCTTTGGCCATGGTCACAGCCAGAAAACCAACACTGGCGGTGAAAACAGTAAACACGGCATCTGGTATGCCGATATGCCAGCGGCGCTGGAGGTATTGCAGCGTTACGACCTGAAGCTGGTGGGCATTCATATGCACATTGGCTCGGGGGTGGATTATGGCCACCTGGAGCAGGTGTGTGGTGCGATGGTGCGTCAGGTTATCGACTTCGGACAAGATCTGGAGGCGATCTCCGCCGGCGGTGGCCTCTCCATTCCTTACCGTGAAGGGGAAGAGGCGATCGATACCGATCACTACTACGGCCTGTGGAGTGCCGCACGCGACAACGTTGCCGCGCATTTAGGGCATCCGGTGAAACTCGAAATTGAGCCGGGTCGTTTCCTGGTGGCGGAATCCGGCGTGCTGGTCGCACAGGTGCGTAGCGTGAAAGAGATGGGATCGCGCCACTTCGTGCTGATTGATGCCGGCTTCAATGACCTGATGCGTCCGTCCATGTATGGCAGCTATCACCTTATTTCAGCGCTCGCCGCCGATGGCCGCGATTTAACCAACGCTCCACGTATTGATACGGTCGTTGCAGGCCCGCTGTGTGAATCGGGCGATGTCTTCACCCAGCAGGAAGGCGGTAAAGTGGAAACCCGCGCGCTGCCGGACGTCAAACCTGGGGATTATCTGGTGCTGCATGATACCGGGGCTTACGGCGCGTCGATGTCTTCTAACTACAACAGCCGCCCGCTGCTGCCTGAAGTGCTGTTTGATAATGGCAAGGCGCGACTGATCCGTCGCCGCCAGACCATTCAGGAGCTGCTGGCTCTGGAACTCGTTTGA
- a CDS encoding CS1 type fimbrial major subunit — protein sequence MKRIMTKSLLALAMVSVMGSAIAVQKDITVTATVDAALDMTQADGSALPKNIDMQYFPGTGLSPASLQTKIWANDVTKDVKMKLASDFSLVNNLGGATVPMTVKWGTQALTTTDATLKATDLFPNTTTALKTGSVAKTLLISQATQEALETGTYQGVLSIYLYQ from the coding sequence ATGAAACGTATTATGACCAAATCCTTGCTCGCACTGGCCATGGTTTCTGTAATGGGTTCTGCGATTGCTGTTCAGAAAGATATTACTGTTACCGCAACCGTTGATGCTGCCCTGGACATGACCCAGGCTGACGGTTCTGCACTGCCGAAGAATATCGACATGCAATATTTCCCAGGCACCGGTCTGTCTCCGGCTTCTCTCCAGACTAAAATCTGGGCGAACGATGTCACGAAAGACGTGAAAATGAAGCTGGCTAGCGATTTCTCCCTGGTGAATAACCTGGGTGGCGCAACCGTACCCATGACCGTGAAATGGGGTACTCAGGCGCTGACCACGACCGATGCGACCCTGAAAGCAACCGACCTGTTCCCTAACACCACCACTGCCCTGAAAACCGGCTCCGTCGCAAAAACGCTGCTGATCTCCCAGGCCACACAAGAAGCACTGGAAACCGGTACTTACCAGGGTGTGCTGAGCATCTATCTGTATCAGTAA
- a CDS encoding fimbria/pilus periplasmic chaperone — translation MKITPFLWSALFISITPVCQANMSVYPMAVDMNDQGEGSVRVISRTNDVQYIKTTVLSVSGRNTPQEKETEVSVGGDSGLVVMPPKFALPAGSSKMVRLVSMAPVQEETTWRVKFEAVPQLDDESIANKGVKTQLTLNLIWGVLVSVPPEHPRLNMSLQTGGKIKNDGNQRFKILKVGLCKKAQSEKACTWHEVNENIYPRASYTPKNILNYDRIVVQYWDWISKSTNKKDFVIH, via the coding sequence ATGAAAATCACACCATTTTTGTGGAGTGCTCTGTTTATCAGCATCACTCCTGTTTGTCAGGCCAATATGTCCGTTTACCCAATGGCCGTTGATATGAACGATCAGGGAGAAGGCAGCGTCCGTGTTATCTCCCGCACTAACGATGTTCAGTATATCAAAACGACTGTCCTCAGCGTTTCCGGACGTAACACCCCACAGGAAAAAGAGACCGAAGTGTCTGTCGGTGGCGACAGTGGCCTCGTTGTCATGCCTCCCAAATTCGCGCTGCCTGCGGGTTCCAGCAAAATGGTTCGCCTGGTTTCGATGGCGCCCGTGCAGGAAGAAACAACCTGGCGCGTGAAGTTTGAAGCCGTGCCGCAACTTGATGACGAATCGATTGCCAATAAAGGCGTCAAAACGCAACTGACACTTAATCTGATTTGGGGCGTTCTGGTCAGCGTCCCTCCTGAACATCCGCGGTTGAATATGAGTTTGCAAACCGGCGGTAAAATTAAAAACGACGGTAATCAGCGTTTTAAAATACTTAAAGTCGGTCTGTGTAAAAAAGCACAGAGCGAAAAAGCGTGTACATGGCATGAGGTAAACGAAAACATCTACCCTCGAGCCAGCTACACGCCAAAGAATATATTGAATTACGATCGCATCGTTGTTCAGTATTGGGATTGGATTAGCAAGTCGACAAATAAAAAAGACTTTGTAATTCATTAA
- a CDS encoding LysR family transcriptional regulator — translation MPAVNLRHIEIFHAVMTAGNLTEAAQMLHTSQPTVSRELARFEKVLGLKLFERTRGRLHPTVQGLRLFEEVQRSWYGLDRIVSAAESLREFRQGELSIVCLPVFSQSFLPTLLQPFLARYPEVSLTIVPQESPLLEEWLSAQRHDLGLTETLATPAGTERTELFSLDEVCVLPAGHRLASKAVLTPADFHGENYISLSQTDSYRQLLDTLFSEHQVKRRMVVETHSAASICAMVRAGVGVAVVNPLTALDYAENGIIIRPFSVSVPFTVSLIRPLHRPASALVDAFSQHLIEGIPALKIQLSTFKLRN, via the coding sequence ATGCCCGCCGTCAACTTACGCCATATCGAGATTTTTCACGCCGTGATGACCGCCGGCAACCTCACCGAAGCCGCGCAGATGCTGCATACCTCACAGCCAACGGTCAGCCGCGAGCTGGCGCGCTTCGAAAAAGTGCTGGGACTGAAGCTGTTCGAACGCACCAGGGGCCGGCTGCACCCGACGGTGCAAGGGCTGCGTCTGTTCGAGGAAGTTCAGCGCTCGTGGTATGGGCTGGACAGAATTGTCAGTGCGGCGGAAAGTCTGCGCGAGTTTCGTCAGGGCGAGCTGTCAATTGTCTGCCTGCCCGTCTTTTCACAGTCCTTTTTGCCGACGCTGCTCCAGCCCTTTCTTGCCCGTTATCCGGAGGTCAGCCTTACTATCGTGCCGCAGGAATCTCCGCTGCTGGAAGAGTGGCTTTCAGCACAGCGTCACGATCTGGGGCTGACCGAAACTCTCGCCACCCCCGCAGGCACGGAGCGCACAGAGCTATTTTCTTTAGATGAAGTTTGCGTTTTGCCCGCCGGACACCGGCTTGCCAGTAAAGCGGTGCTCACCCCTGCCGATTTCCATGGGGAAAACTACATCAGTTTGTCGCAGACCGACAGCTATCGCCAGCTGCTGGATACGCTGTTTTCCGAGCATCAGGTGAAACGCAGAATGGTGGTAGAGACCCACAGCGCCGCATCGATTTGCGCGATGGTACGGGCGGGCGTCGGCGTTGCCGTGGTCAACCCGCTGACGGCACTGGACTATGCTGAGAACGGGATTATCATCCGTCCATTTAGCGTGTCCGTTCCGTTTACCGTGAGCCTGATCCGTCCCCTGCACCGCCCGGCATCAGCGCTGGTAGACGCGTTTTCTCAACACCTTATCGAAGGAATACCTGCACTGAAAATCCAGTTATCAACATTCAAATTACGCAATTAA